A DNA window from Roseovarius sp. Pro17 contains the following coding sequences:
- the tsaD gene encoding tRNA (adenosine(37)-N6)-threonylcarbamoyltransferase complex transferase subunit TsaD, which produces MSDTLTILGLESSCDDTAAAILRVGDRAEILAQTVQGQGQLHAAFGGVVPEIAARAHAEKLDLCVVEVLRASGLKLRDMDAIAVTAGPGLIGGVISGVMCAKGLAAGAGLPLIGVNHLAGHALTPRLTDNVPYPYLMLLVSGGHCQFLRVDGPQDFTRIGGTIDDAPGEAFDKTARLLGLTQPGGPAVEIEAAKGDPKRYPFPRPMLDRPGCDMSFSGLKTALLRARDAVIADKGGLTVQDRADLCAGFQAAMTDVLAEKTRRALAACPDLRVIAVAGGVAANQAIRTALMQVAKEAGVQFIAPPLALCTDNAAMIAYAGAELFRAGHRDDMTLAARPRWPLDTSSPAMLGSGRKGAKA; this is translated from the coding sequence ATGAGCGATACCCTGACCATCCTCGGATTAGAGAGCAGCTGCGACGATACTGCCGCCGCCATCCTGCGCGTGGGCGATCGGGCCGAAATCCTGGCCCAGACCGTGCAGGGGCAAGGACAGCTGCACGCGGCCTTTGGCGGGGTGGTCCCCGAAATCGCCGCGCGCGCCCATGCGGAAAAGCTGGACCTTTGCGTGGTAGAGGTGCTGCGCGCCTCGGGGCTGAAGCTGCGCGACATGGACGCTATCGCGGTGACCGCCGGGCCGGGCCTGATCGGCGGCGTCATTTCGGGCGTCATGTGCGCCAAGGGGCTGGCGGCGGGCGCGGGCCTGCCGCTGATCGGGGTCAATCATCTGGCGGGGCATGCGCTGACCCCGCGCCTGACCGATAATGTGCCCTACCCCTACCTCATGCTGCTGGTCTCGGGCGGTCATTGCCAGTTCCTGCGCGTGGACGGCCCGCAGGATTTCACCCGCATCGGCGGCACGATCGACGACGCACCAGGCGAGGCGTTCGACAAGACCGCGCGCCTCTTGGGCCTGACCCAGCCCGGTGGCCCGGCGGTCGAAATCGAGGCGGCAAAGGGCGACCCCAAACGCTATCCCTTTCCGCGCCCGATGCTGGATCGCCCCGGCTGCGATATGTCATTTTCGGGGCTGAAAACCGCACTGCTGCGCGCCCGCGACGCGGTGATCGCGGACAAGGGCGGGTTGACGGTGCAGGATCGCGCCGACCTCTGCGCCGGGTTTCAGGCCGCGATGACCGATGTGCTGGCCGAAAAGACCCGGCGCGCGCTGGCCGCCTGCCCCGACCTGCGTGTCATCGCCGTTGCGGGCGGGGTGGCGGCCAATCAAGCGATCCGAACGGCATTGATGCAGGTGGCCAAGGAGGCAGGCGTGCAGTTCATTGCGCCGCCCCTCGCGCTCTGCACCGACAACGCCGCCATGATTGCTTATGCCGGGGCCGAGCTGTTTCGCGCGGGTCATCGCGATGACATGACCCTTGCCGCGCGCCCGCGCTGGCCGCTGGATACGTCCAGCCCGGCAATGCTGGGGTCGGGGCGCAAGGGGGCCAAGGCGTAA
- a CDS encoding YciI family protein, with protein MLIALIARDKPGALQIRLDTRDAHVAYLKESGSVTQAGPLLDGEGQMCGSLVVLDVQDMVEAEAWAANDPYAHAGLFDNVELVAWKKVI; from the coding sequence ATGCTGATCGCCCTCATCGCCCGTGACAAACCCGGCGCACTGCAAATCCGCCTCGATACACGCGACGCGCATGTCGCTTACCTCAAGGAGTCGGGCTCGGTCACTCAGGCCGGTCCGCTGCTGGACGGCGAGGGGCAGATGTGCGGCTCTCTTGTTGTGCTGGACGTTCAGGACATGGTCGAGGCCGAGGCTTGGGCCGCGAATGACCCCTATGCCCATGCTGGCCTGTTCGATAATGTCGAACTTGTCGCGTGGAAAAAAGTGATCTGA
- a CDS encoding EVE domain-containing protein, with protein sequence MQYWLFKSEPSAWSWSDQVARGDAGEEWDGVRNYQARNIMRQMAVGDRGFFYHSQKERAIVGIVEVCALAHPDSTTDDPRWECVDIRALMPVQTPVTLDTIKADPRLADMALVRQPRLSVQPVEPDAWRIICAMAGIDT encoded by the coding sequence ATGCAATATTGGCTCTTCAAATCCGAACCGTCGGCCTGGAGCTGGTCCGATCAGGTCGCGCGCGGCGATGCGGGCGAGGAATGGGATGGCGTACGCAATTATCAGGCCCGCAATATCATGCGGCAGATGGCCGTCGGTGATCGCGGTTTCTTTTATCACAGCCAAAAGGAACGCGCGATCGTCGGCATCGTCGAGGTCTGTGCGCTTGCCCACCCAGATAGCACGACGGATGATCCCCGCTGGGAGTGTGTCGACATTCGCGCGCTGATGCCGGTGCAAACGCCCGTCACGCTGGATACCATCAAGGCCGATCCGCGCCTCGCCGATATGGCGCTGGTGCGTCAACCGCGCCTTTCGGTCCAGCCGGTAGAGCCGGACGCGTGGCGCATCATCTGCGCGATGGCCGGGATAGATACCTGA
- a CDS encoding lytic transglycosylase domain-containing protein produces the protein MFLRAVLVASLSLTAACAGTTPKTSPTISSSPSMQLYPGETPEIRQLVNKYADHYQVPRPLVHKVIQRESDYRPKARNGPYFGMMQILPATARGMGFTGRDTDLLDAETNLHFAVKYLRGAWMVSDGNQDKAVMWYARGYYYEARNRCLLVETQLRDTEVAKHCR, from the coding sequence ATGTTCCTGCGCGCCGTTCTCGTCGCTTCGCTGTCGCTCACCGCCGCCTGTGCGGGCACGACGCCAAAGACATCCCCGACCATTTCAAGCAGCCCGTCCATGCAGCTTTATCCCGGCGAAACGCCTGAGATTCGCCAGCTGGTCAACAAATATGCGGATCACTATCAGGTGCCTCGCCCGCTGGTGCACAAGGTGATTCAACGCGAGAGCGACTATCGCCCCAAGGCACGCAACGGTCCCTATTTCGGCATGATGCAGATTCTGCCCGCCACGGCGCGCGGCATGGGATTCACCGGGCGTGATACCGATCTGCTGGACGCCGAAACGAACCTTCATTTTGCCGTCAAATATCTGCGCGGCGCTTGGATGGTGTCGGACGGCAATCAGGACAAGGCAGTGATGTGGTACGCGCGCGGCTATTATTACGAGGCGCGCAACCGCTGCCTGCTGGTCGAAACGCAGCTGCGGGATACCGAAGTCGCCAAGCATTGCCGCTGA